A window of Struthio camelus isolate bStrCam1 chromosome 15, bStrCam1.hap1, whole genome shotgun sequence contains these coding sequences:
- the NDE1 gene encoding nuclear distribution protein nudE homolog 1, with protein sequence MDDSEGHHFSSVEEESRYWKELAMKYKQCAENTQEEMREFQEGSREYEAELETQLQQTESRNRDLLSENNRLRMELESVKEKIEMQHSEGYRQISALEDDLAQTKAIKDQLQKYIRELEQANDDLERAKRATIMSLEDFEQRLNQAIERNAFLESELDEKENLLESVQRLKDEARDLRQELAVQKKQEKPKTPMRTTLETERTDTAVQASLSVPSTPSVHRAPNMNLSTPGTFRRGFEDSCSATPLTPAARISALNIVGDLLRKVGALESKLASCRNFVYDQSPNRTMVSMYMNRDVLETRLSPHQPLCDTGLVKRLEFGTRPSNISGPMGHPSQGVVKMLL encoded by the exons ATGGACGACTCAGAAGGACATCACTTCAGCTCAGTGGAAGAGGAATCTAGATACTGGAAAGAGCTGGCTATGAAGTATAAGCAGTG TGCTGAAAATACACAGGAGGAAATGCGTGAGTTCCAGGAAGGGAGTCGAGAGTATGAAGCTGAACTGGAGACTCAGCTGCAACAGACAGAGTCCAGAAACAGAGACCTTCTGTCAGAAAACAATCGTCTGCGAATGGAACTGGAGTCAGTTAAG GAAAAGATTGAAATGCAGCATTCAGAAGGGTACAGGCAAATCTCTGCGCTGGAAGATGACCTGGCACAGACAAAAGCTATTAAAGATCAACTTCAGAAATATATTCGAGAACTTGAGCAAGCCAACGATGACTTGGAAAGAGCAAAAAG AGCCACGATAATGTCTTTGGAGGATTTTGAACAGCGTTTAAACCAAGCTATtgaaagaaatgcttttctggaGAGTGAACTGGATGAGAAGGAGAACCTTCTGGAGTCTGTGCAGCGCCTGAAAGATGAAGCTAGAG ATCTACGACAAGAGCTTGCGGTgcagaagaaacaggagaaaCCCAAAACACCGATGCGAACCACCCTGGAAACAGAAAGGACAGACACTGCGGTGCAAGCGTCTTTATCTGTGCCTTCAACCCCTTCAGTACACCGGGCACCCAACATGAACTTATCCACCCCTGGGACATTTAGGAGAG GTTTTGAGGACAGTTGCAGTGCAACCCCTCTCACACCTGCTGCCAGAATATCTGCACTTAACATCGTGGGAGACTTGCTGCGGAAAGTGGGG GCTTTGGAGTCCAAACTTGCATCTTGCAGAAACTTTGTGTATGACCAGTCCCCAAACAGAACCATGGTGTCCATGTATATGAACAGAGATGTCCTTGAAACACGCCTGAGTCCTCACCAGCCTCTGTGTGATACAGG GTTAGTGAAACGCCTAGAGTTTGGAACACGGCCTTCGAATATTTCAGGGCCTATGGGCCATCCCTCACAAGGTGTTGTCAAGATGCTGCTCTGA